GACAGTCCATAGAACTATTTGAACTCCTGTAATCTTCCTCATAAGCAAGGTTGACAGTCCTGTTATTCTCGTTATGCAAATCTCTCCTCTCTGAAACAACACACTCGACATAGCATGGATATTGTCATTAAATAATGCGAGAGAAGATTTTTTTTCGAGATTTGTTTGATGGCAATTCTATGTAAATATACGTGTTATAAAACCTAGCTCATTGCATACAAGACGAGCTCTAAGTCTGCAGTCTAAGTGTGAAACATCCGCTAAACTATTAAAAGTGtaggtattttttattataaataaccCCTTCTTTTACTGAAAACATCTACCGTATAAGTGGTTTTGTTCTGGATTAACGATCGACAGATAAAGATGtgtttttgagaaaataatACTTCGTTTCAGACATAATTGGAAAAAATGGAAATGAGCATTATTTCTGAATACAAATGGACACATAATcgtatattttcaattatttcgaTACACTTACATGAAAAGAGAAAAGGAGAGTGACCGAAAGTACTATTCCTTGAGATGTACTCAGCTATTCTGTATTAACAACCTGAATAAGACAACTTCTagttgaaaattgatgtttaaaatttctattggatataaacattattaaaagtaaTTCAATACCTCTGTAATACCTGAACAAACTATCAAGTTTTCTACTTCACATGCGATACTGTCGGCATGAAAAGCAAATAGGATACACCATTTATTTCAGAATTAATCGATTTTGGGAAAACCTTGAAAACGTCTGTCTGCAATGAATTGTTTTTTGACATGAAAGGTTTGGTAAAAGAGAATATCATGACACAGTTGTTCTTGAATAAAAGTATATTGATAGTGATATTGAGACTTTGTCAACAAGTTTAAACCCATTCTAAAGAGATAacgatattttaatatgtatgtgtgtCTTATGCATTTTAGTGTTATGTGTTCCATTGTCTTtaaatattgtgtgttttgCTATATTTTGACGCTATGTGCTTCGTTGTCAATTGAAGTTGTGTGTCTTGTTGTCTGTTTACGGTGTATACTTCGTTTTCTTTTGACGTTGTGTGCTTCGTTATCTTTTCACGTTGTGTATTTCGTTGTCAATTGACGATGAATGGCTTGCTGTATTTACGttgtatatttctttgtctTTTGACGTTGTGTTCTTCGTTATCTTTTGAAGCTCTGTGTTTTGTTGTCGATTGACGATGAATGGCTTGTTGTCTATTGACGTAATGTTTCATGCTGTCTGTTCACGCTGTCTTTGACGCTGTGTGTTTCGTTGTCATTTAAAGTTGTGTgtttcgttatgttttgacGCCGTGTGTTTCGTTGTCTATTGGCGCtgtgtgtttcattgtttatcGGGTTTTGATcagtgtgcctttaaacaaatgtattgataCATGTTAACAAACGGGCCATTCCTGTATTTTCAATTGAGCTGTATTCTTTTAATTTATACGCCCGGGATCAAACCGTTGAAGGCACGAtactttgtattttatttccgaTGCCGTcgtttaacaataaaatagttCGTAAAGTCGGTGTTTTTATAAGCCATATGTTCGGTGACTTTTTTGTTTAAGGAAGTCATAAAATACCTCACTCCTGAAGCAATGCATGCATACAAACAATAGAAGCCTGAAACATTATGTTGTCGGTAACAAGCAGTTCAATCGTGTTAATGAGGGCCGTAATTGACACACGGCATCGTTCCTCATTTCACGCATTCGTCTCTCTAGCCTGACGAGCATCCCTAGGGAATAAATACGGCCTGACGTGGTCCGTTCACGTTTACAGGAAATCCTGAAAAGacacattaaacaaacaacCTATCAGggtttttctatttattttcagaagCAATTACCAGACTGTGACAGACAATGGCGGAAGACCGAACCCCAAGATTAACTGACTCCCCGAGAAAGACGACCTATTTGGATGTCACCAGAAAACTAAGTCGTACTGGAGACGATTCTTTCGATGCTGATGAATATGCAAATGCGTATTACAATTTTCAAGACAGACGAGGATCAAGCCAGTCAATATCGAGATACAATTCATGCCCGCAACTTGCGGAGGCTGATGCTGAAATTGCTGAGTCATACGAGCGAACGGTAGATGATATAGACACGAATAAAAGTGCTATTGACCGCGAAATGCATTGCGTTGTTGTTCAAGGACCATCCCCATTATTTCGCAGAAGAAGTTACCTTGAAAACGGTGAAGTGTCGGAAACGCCAACACCACCATCAACACCAAAAAGTAGACGCAGTATCATTTCATCACGTGATTCTTTATTATCGTCTCCAGACAAAACGTTCGTGTCGTCACCATTAGCCTCCCCACGCCTACTGCTTAGGAAACAGCTCGTCCAAAGTGCATTAAGCAGAGATTCGTCAATTGACAGTTTGAATGACAAGGTCACCGTTGATTGCTCTAAGAAATTACCACTCAGTAGggacaatttaaacaaattcgaCGAAATAAAAGCTAATGAGACTGAGACAACATGTTCTGGAAAGGACGTAATAAGAAAGCAAGGAAGCGTCCGTATTAAACGTGCGTCTGGGCAACCAGACGGTGTAGAAAGTGTGAATAAGTGTGAAACATGGCTCCAGACGCTTCACATTGCTCAGCACGATAAGGTCAAATCGAGAAGTCACATACAGCTGCCGCCTATTTGAAACATTGAGAAATAAACTGGGCAATTCTATATTAATAAAGCTTAAGCTTGATCAGTTTGAtattatctgaaaaaaatgttgtgctcacaaattgaaatgttaaaatttattgattaaCCAGATTTAAAAAGATGGCTCGTAAAGATTATGTCACAGTTAACCCATGAAAAAATGCTAAATTTTGGAGCAATAGACAAAATCGATCTCTGCATACAAAATTGGTGCATTTCTCAATGAAGTCTATGTATATTCATCTTTGTATTGCCATGATCCTTTTGTCTTTTAACAAAATCTTCgttaaatgtttggctactgggctgGTCCATGAAGTTGACATTCTATTACTGATGACACTCACGTAATGGTGTAGTAATATTAGATTGTTCATATTCTATGTACAAGGTTGTCAACAAATTGCTTTATGTCCTGTAACTGTCCCATTAAACCAGTTTTATATTGGAACAGCGAGGGTGAGAGTGCTCTTGTGGTTAAGGTGTCCACCTTAATAGATCTCTGCCCTATGAACGTTCTCATGGCCTCTAAAAATGACTTTACTAGTGGCAATGACGTCAATTGATATCGTTCGAGGTGGTTCAGCTATATTAACCCAACGTTATTTACTAGTAACAATAACTAATGATTTGACGGGAGGTCAATGCTATATGAAGTTAACATGTTAAGAGCATGGTTATTTAAGTCTTTAGATACGAAAagtcaatgaaatattgaaaaacccTCTTTTGTGTAAGTACAAATTGTCAAACTTCACATTAACATACTAAAGTTATTACTCACAACTAGATGCTTCTGTGTACACGTTGAGTttaacatatgataaaaaatcggaagaaatttaaaaagaacCTAAAAATCCTCGTGTATGAGAGCACAGAATAATTGCTGTTTAATATGAGGTTGTGCCTGGCGTTCAGTACCAAAATTAAATCAAGTGTTGGAAttggaaatcatttttttgaataGTGTAACG
The Mya arenaria isolate MELC-2E11 chromosome 12, ASM2691426v1 DNA segment above includes these coding regions:
- the LOC128212129 gene encoding uncharacterized protein LOC128212129; protein product: MAEDRTPRLTDSPRKTTYLDVTRKLSRTGDDSFDADEYANAYYNFQDRRGSSQSISRYNSCPQLAEADAEIAESYERTVDDIDTNKSAIDREMHCVVVQGPSPLFRRRSYLENGEVSETPTPPSTPKSRRSIISSRDSLLSSPDKTFVSSPLASPRLLLRKQLVQSALSRDSSIDSLNDKVTVDCSKKLPLSRDNLNKFDEIKANETETTCSGKDVIRKQGSVRIKRASGQPDGVESVNKCETWLQTLHIAQHDKVKSRSHIQLPPI